In Candidatus Hydrogenedentota bacterium, a genomic segment contains:
- a CDS encoding NAD(P)H-hydrate dehydratase: MAQELNAAMIRAWLPPRPEKGHKGTFGHLFVLAGSRGFTGAAKLTCMGAYRAGAGLVTLGIPHPLADVVAAGLLETMSLPLPATEMETFSEDAATPALAFASSKDAVVLGPGLSRHPDTTRFVHACVTRCPVPLLVDADGLNALSENMETLLESTAAPLVLTPHPGEMARLADCGTEAIQRDREAAAAAFSRRYDCVVVLKGFRTVIAGPGEAVYVNTTGNSGLGTGGTGDVLSGVIGGLLAQRMSPLEAACVGVYAHGLAGDLAAAARTQRGMTAGDVVEALPEAWRELESSV; the protein is encoded by the coding sequence ATGGCGCAGGAACTGAATGCGGCCATGATTCGCGCCTGGCTGCCGCCGCGGCCCGAAAAAGGGCACAAGGGCACGTTCGGCCATCTGTTTGTGCTTGCCGGTTCGCGCGGCTTCACGGGCGCAGCCAAGCTCACGTGCATGGGCGCGTACCGCGCGGGGGCCGGACTGGTTACGCTGGGGATTCCGCACCCGCTCGCGGACGTCGTGGCCGCCGGCCTGCTCGAAACCATGAGCCTGCCGTTGCCCGCCACGGAAATGGAGACCTTTTCCGAAGACGCGGCCACGCCCGCGCTCGCATTCGCCTCATCGAAAGACGCCGTGGTGCTCGGGCCGGGCCTGTCGCGGCATCCTGACACGACGCGCTTCGTTCACGCGTGCGTGACCCGGTGCCCGGTTCCGTTGCTCGTGGACGCGGATGGGTTGAACGCGTTGAGCGAAAACATGGAGACGCTGCTCGAGTCGACGGCGGCCCCGCTGGTTCTGACGCCGCACCCGGGCGAAATGGCCCGGCTTGCCGATTGCGGCACGGAGGCCATCCAACGGGACCGCGAAGCCGCCGCCGCCGCCTTTTCGCGGCGCTATGACTGCGTGGTGGTGTTGAAGGGCTTTCGCACGGTAATCGCAGGGCCGGGTGAAGCCGTGTACGTCAATACCACCGGCAATTCGGGCCTTGGAACGGGCGGAACGGGCGATGTCCTCTCCGGCGTCATAGGCGGGCTGCTCGCGCAGCGGATGAGTCCTCTGGAAGCGGCGTGCGTTGGCGTGTACGCGCACGGCTTGGCGGGCGACCTGGCCGCGGCGGCCAGGACGCAGCGCGGCATGACCGCGGGCGACGTTGTCGAGGCGCTGCCGGAGGCATGGCGCGAACTGGAGTCAAGCGTATGA
- the thiL gene encoding thiamine-phosphate kinase, producing the protein MTSLRDLGEFGLIRRLTCGLPESGAVVQGVGDDCAVVRVGERLLLVSTDACVEDVHFSRRTASPADIGWKAAAAAVSDIAAMGGEARYVLVSLACPVDIPAEVLDGLYGGIREAVDACGAVIIGGDTTESLARMVLDVVVIGETAEGRYRLRRGARPGDVLAVTGYPGRSAAGLLALELGVRAPALTEAHLRPRPRLAEGRWLALREEVHALIDVSDGLAQDAAHIAEASDAGADIDPETLPVAPVLEEYRGVLGIAPRDLILAGGEDYELAMAIDGDACEDLLRDFRAAFATPITAVGRFTAAPKGIRIAGAVPEMSGFDHFRR; encoded by the coding sequence ATGACTTCATTGCGAGACCTCGGGGAATTCGGGCTGATCCGGCGGCTGACGTGCGGGCTGCCCGAGTCCGGGGCGGTCGTGCAGGGCGTGGGCGATGACTGCGCCGTCGTGCGCGTGGGCGAGCGGCTGCTGCTTGTCTCGACCGATGCGTGCGTCGAGGATGTGCACTTCTCGCGGCGGACCGCCTCGCCCGCGGATATCGGCTGGAAAGCGGCTGCGGCGGCGGTCAGCGACATTGCCGCAATGGGCGGCGAGGCGCGCTACGTGCTGGTTTCGCTGGCGTGTCCGGTGGACATTCCGGCGGAAGTGCTCGACGGACTCTATGGCGGCATCCGCGAGGCCGTAGACGCATGCGGCGCGGTGATCATCGGCGGCGATACCACGGAGTCGCTGGCGCGGATGGTCCTGGATGTCGTGGTTATCGGCGAGACGGCCGAGGGGCGCTACCGGCTGCGGCGCGGCGCCCGGCCGGGCGACGTGCTCGCGGTGACGGGCTACCCGGGGCGGTCGGCGGCGGGCTTGCTGGCGCTGGAACTGGGCGTACGGGCGCCGGCGCTGACGGAAGCGCATCTGCGGCCGCGGCCACGGCTGGCGGAGGGCCGCTGGCTGGCGTTGCGCGAGGAAGTGCATGCGCTCATCGATGTCAGCGACGGCTTGGCGCAGGATGCGGCGCATATTGCGGAGGCGTCGGATGCGGGGGCCGATATCGACCCGGAAACGTTGCCCGTGGCGCCTGTCCTCGAGGAATATCGCGGCGTCCTCGGTATCGCGCCGCGCGACCTCATCCTGGCGGGCGGCGAAGACTATGAACTGGCGATGGCGATTGACGGGGATGCGTGCGAGGACTTACTGCGCGATTTCCGCGCGGCATTCGCAACGCCCATAACGGCGGTCGGGCGTTTTACCGCGGCACCCAAGGGCATCCGCATCGCGGGGGCGGTCCCCGAGATGTCTGGATTCGACCATTTCCGCCGCTGA
- a CDS encoding DegT/DnrJ/EryC1/StrS family aminotransferase, with amino-acid sequence MARDNLDPFRPRAFVQTAGPVLPELDRWRQITEDEVGVVAEMTQRNELSGGTPVVRAFEERWRAWVGTRYALTVMNGTSALYSAYFGLGVGPGDEVICPVNTWICTIAPAVLLGARPVFCDVDPGSLMLDPADVRAKITGRTRCICAVHLWGNVCDMDALTAIGEEHGIPVIEDCSHAHGARYGGHMCGGIGRAGCWSLQGSKAVSAGEGGVLTTDDTDLFERACLVGQVNRIAGMDLVSTRYAEHQPLGLGMKFRAHPLGIGIAAAQLDKLDALNARRRAFIEEVEAGLAEIPGVRPVKVYAGAERGGFYGFPVIHDAEITGVPTAAYVERLNARGLQATLSPYPNLHSLPVFARGFDVFTRNRGPLCAAAGYRGYKPGDFPNAELARRRTIFLPRLSDPVPDAAAIVLDVLNACALPGSCPPPPS; translated from the coding sequence ATGGCGCGCGACAATCTCGATCCGTTCCGGCCCCGCGCTTTTGTGCAGACGGCGGGGCCCGTGCTGCCGGAGTTGGACCGCTGGCGGCAAATCACCGAAGACGAGGTGGGGGTCGTCGCGGAGATGACGCAGCGCAATGAGCTCAGCGGCGGCACGCCCGTCGTGCGCGCGTTTGAAGAGCGCTGGCGCGCCTGGGTCGGCACGCGCTACGCGCTCACGGTCATGAACGGGACGTCCGCGCTGTATTCGGCGTATTTCGGGCTTGGCGTGGGGCCCGGCGACGAGGTGATCTGCCCTGTGAACACCTGGATTTGCACGATCGCGCCAGCGGTGCTCCTGGGCGCGCGGCCGGTCTTCTGCGATGTCGACCCCGGGAGCCTTATGCTGGACCCCGCGGATGTGCGCGCGAAGATCACCGGGCGCACCCGCTGTATCTGCGCCGTACACCTGTGGGGCAATGTGTGCGACATGGATGCCCTGACGGCCATCGGCGAAGAACACGGCATCCCGGTTATCGAAGACTGCTCGCACGCGCACGGCGCGCGCTATGGCGGGCACATGTGCGGCGGTATCGGCAGGGCGGGGTGCTGGAGCCTTCAGGGTTCGAAAGCGGTGAGCGCGGGGGAGGGAGGCGTGTTGACCACGGACGACACGGACCTGTTTGAACGGGCATGCCTCGTGGGGCAAGTGAACCGCATCGCGGGTATGGACCTGGTCAGCACGCGCTATGCCGAGCATCAGCCGCTCGGGCTGGGCATGAAGTTCCGGGCGCACCCGTTGGGCATTGGAATCGCCGCCGCGCAACTGGACAAGCTCGATGCGCTGAATGCGCGGCGGCGCGCATTCATCGAGGAAGTCGAGGCGGGGCTGGCGGAGATTCCGGGTGTTCGTCCCGTAAAGGTGTACGCGGGCGCGGAGCGGGGAGGGTTCTATGGTTTTCCAGTCATTCACGATGCGGAAATCACAGGCGTGCCGACGGCGGCATATGTGGAGCGCTTGAACGCGCGCGGATTGCAGGCGACGCTCTCGCCCTACCCGAACCTGCACAGCCTGCCGGTTTTCGCAAGGGGATTCGATGTTTTCACGCGCAACCGGGGGCCCTTGTGCGCGGCGGCGGGATATCGCGGCTACAAGCCGGGCGATTTTCCAAACGCGGAACTGGCGCGGCGGCGCACCATCTTCCTGCCCCGTCTCAGCGATCCCGTTCCGGACGCCGCCGCCATCGTGCTGGATGTGCTGAACGCCTGCGCCTTGCCTGGCTCGTGTCCGCCTCCGCCAAGTTGA
- a CDS encoding Gfo/Idh/MocA family oxidoreductase has protein sequence MIDKSKTTRRDFMKKSSLVAGAFMIVPRHVLGGLHFTAPSERPTRAVIGVGGMGRGHLGYAAGKLLAVCDVDEGHLKEALAAVDKDVQGYKDFREVLARTDIDIVHIATPPHWHGLIAAAAAEAGKDIWCEKPMTRTIGEGIRVVESVQRNARIFRLNTWFRFKDDFYGFGSTVRPIKKLVNSGMLGWPLKVTVGKSTGFDFKFYWVGRTDLVPEPVPPQLDYDFWLGPAPYKPYHPHRVHGTFRGYWDYDGGGLGDMGQHYLDPVQYLIGKDDTSPVEIDVDAPQQHPDACGTWRRIALRYEDGCEIILEGEGSETPAPYIEGPEGKLFRGFKSDIPHFERKLAQFPDPEPQVTDFLEAVTLRKKFALNEANGHRSCTIVNLAKCAVQLGRSLRFDPVAQRFIGDEGANRLLDQPMRAPWRM, from the coding sequence ATAGACAAGAGCAAGACTACACGCCGCGACTTCATGAAGAAGTCCTCTCTGGTTGCGGGCGCGTTCATGATCGTCCCCCGCCATGTCCTCGGCGGCCTGCACTTCACCGCCCCGAGCGAACGGCCTACGCGCGCCGTTATCGGCGTCGGCGGCATGGGCCGCGGCCACCTCGGCTACGCCGCGGGCAAGCTTCTCGCCGTCTGCGACGTCGACGAAGGCCATCTCAAGGAAGCCCTCGCCGCCGTCGACAAGGACGTGCAGGGCTACAAGGACTTCCGTGAAGTCCTCGCCCGCACCGACATCGACATCGTCCACATCGCGACGCCGCCGCACTGGCATGGCCTGATCGCGGCGGCGGCCGCCGAGGCCGGCAAGGATATCTGGTGCGAGAAACCCATGACCCGTACTATCGGCGAAGGCATCAGGGTCGTCGAATCCGTTCAACGGAATGCGCGCATCTTCCGGCTTAATACCTGGTTCCGGTTCAAGGACGACTTCTACGGCTTCGGCAGCACCGTCCGCCCCATCAAGAAACTCGTAAACAGCGGCATGCTCGGCTGGCCCCTGAAGGTCACCGTCGGAAAATCCACCGGCTTCGACTTCAAATTCTACTGGGTCGGCAGGACCGACCTCGTCCCCGAGCCCGTCCCGCCCCAGCTGGACTATGACTTCTGGCTGGGCCCCGCGCCGTACAAGCCGTACCACCCCCATCGCGTGCATGGCACGTTCCGCGGCTACTGGGACTACGATGGCGGCGGACTCGGCGACATGGGCCAGCATTATCTGGATCCCGTCCAGTATCTCATCGGCAAGGATGACACCAGCCCGGTCGAAATCGACGTTGACGCGCCGCAGCAGCACCCCGACGCCTGCGGCACGTGGCGGCGCATCGCCCTGCGCTATGAAGACGGTTGCGAGATAATTCTCGAAGGCGAAGGCAGCGAGACTCCCGCGCCCTATATCGAAGGGCCGGAGGGCAAGCTGTTCCGCGGGTTCAAATCGGATATCCCCCACTTCGAGCGGAAACTCGCCCAGTTTCCCGACCCGGAACCGCAGGTCACCGATTTCCTGGAAGCCGTCACGCTGCGCAAGAAATTCGCGCTCAATGAGGCGAACGGGCACCGCTCCTGCACCATCGTCAATCTCGCAAAGTGCGCCGTGCAATTGGGGCGCAGCCTCCGCTTTGACCCCGTCGCGCAGCGCTTCATCGGCGACGAAGGCGCCAACCGCCTGCTCGACCAGCCTATGCGCGCGCCCTGGCGGATGTGA
- a CDS encoding response regulator transcription factor, which produces MKVLVAEDDDHIRNGLMEVLAREGYRCIPARDGKEALDRFEADSPDFVCLDIMMPKVNGYDVCRAIRKVNSSVPVIFISAKSEEVDKVLGLELGGDDFILKPFGVREVVARIRAVTRRAMAARAPGAQPPPFRMQDLEVFPAELRARRGEKVIELSLRDVRLLELFHRNQHSVLDRNTLLDHGWGQDYFPNSRALDQHISQLRKRIERDPKEPSIILTVHGAGYRYDG; this is translated from the coding sequence ATGAAAGTGCTGGTGGCGGAAGACGACGACCATATCCGGAACGGCCTTATGGAGGTGCTCGCGCGCGAAGGCTACCGGTGCATTCCGGCGCGCGACGGGAAGGAAGCCCTCGACCGGTTTGAAGCCGACTCGCCGGATTTCGTGTGCCTCGACATCATGATGCCCAAGGTCAATGGCTACGACGTATGCCGCGCGATCCGCAAGGTTAATTCCAGTGTGCCCGTGATTTTCATCAGTGCAAAATCGGAGGAAGTGGACAAGGTGCTCGGCCTGGAACTCGGCGGAGACGACTTCATTCTCAAGCCCTTTGGCGTGCGCGAGGTGGTCGCGCGCATCCGCGCCGTGACGCGGCGCGCCATGGCCGCGCGCGCGCCCGGGGCGCAGCCGCCGCCGTTCCGGATGCAGGACCTGGAAGTATTTCCCGCGGAGTTGCGCGCGCGGCGGGGTGAAAAGGTGATTGAATTGAGTCTGCGCGACGTGCGGCTGCTCGAGCTCTTCCATCGGAACCAGCACAGCGTGCTCGACCGCAACACGCTGCTCGATCACGGGTGGGGCCAGGACTATTTTCCGAACAGCCGCGCGCTGGACCAGCACATTTCGCAATTGCGCAAGCGCATCGAGCGCGACCCGAAGGAACCGTCGATCATTCTCACGGTGCACGGCGCCGGCTACCGCTACGACGGCTGA